Within Bacillus sp. Marseille-Q1617, the genomic segment CAGACTGGCTAAACGCATCCATGATATCGAAGGGGAAGAAATTCCTGTAGGTGAAATTGACATCACACTGTACAGAGATGATCTCAGCAAAAAGACCGCTGATAACGAACCGGAAGTAAAAGGATCGGATTTGCCGGTAGATATTACAAATAAAAAAGTCATACTTGTTGATGACGTATTATTTACAGGAAGAACAGTAAGGGCCGGGCTCGATGCACTTATGGATAGAGGGCGTCCAAGCCAGATTCAATTAGCGGTCCTTGTAGACAGAGGCCACAGGGAACTCCCGATCAGAGCAGACTTTGTCGGAAAGAATATTCCAACTTCAAGTTCTGAAAAAATTATGGTCTTGCTTTCTGAAGTAGACGGAGAGGAACAAGTAACCATACACGAAAAAGAATAAAGGATAATCCTTTTAAGATTGGTCCAGAGAGGCTGACAAAGGATGGGAATGAAGTGCACCACGGACTTCTTATACCCTCTTTGTACCCTCTTACAGGACAAAGAGGGTTTTTTTATGGAGTAAAACAGAATCAAGGGAGGAACAAGTAATGAATGAAAATCAAAAAGCAGTACTTGATGTAGAAGAAAGACCGAATCCAGGAAAATGGCTCACATTAAGCATACAGCATCTTTTCGCTATGTTCGGCGCAACGGTATTGGTTCCTTTCCTGGTAGGGTTGAGTCCCGGAGTTGCACTGATTTCAAGTGGTTTGGGAACACTGGCATACATGCTCATAACAAAAGGAAGAATACCCGCGTATTTAGGTTCATCCTTTGCTTTCATTGCACCGATACTTGCAGCTAAAAGCTTCGGGGGACCGGAAGCAGCCATGATGGGAAGCTTCCTGGCAGGGATTGTTTACGGGATTGTCGCACTGCTTATTTCAAAACTGGGGTTAAAATGGCTGACACGGATTCTGCCGCCGATTGTAGTAGGGCCTGTAATCATGGTGATCGGGCTTGGGCTTGCAGGAACTGCAGTCAACATGGCGATGTATGAAAACCCTGGTGCAGAAAATCTGGTTTATAGCAACACTCACTTCATGGTGGCACTAGCT encodes:
- the pyrR gene encoding bifunctional pyr operon transcriptional regulator/uracil phosphoribosyltransferase PyrR, which gives rise to MTKKATVLDQPAIRRALTRIAHEIIERNKGIENCVLVGIKTRGIHIANRLAKRIHDIEGEEIPVGEIDITLYRDDLSKKTADNEPEVKGSDLPVDITNKKVILVDDVLFTGRTVRAGLDALMDRGRPSQIQLAVLVDRGHRELPIRADFVGKNIPTSSSEKIMVLLSEVDGEEQVTIHEKE